The DNA region AACtacatgtaaatttttattaacaataatcaaTTATCAAGATTACAAATTTGAAGTATGATTTTGACGTAATGTATGAATTTAGCttttcttaacattttaatattttcgatatTGCGTCTAATTGCATCGATTCAATCGATTgcatctaaatattatatatataaataattgtaccaGAAGTTGCAAATGGCAACATTTTTTTGTGTCACTGTCATTGTTAATTATACATACCCACCCGTACATTACACTTTATACTACTGTcgctataatttattaattattcgcaTTTGTTGAACTTATTGTAAAAAGAGAAGATATCCAtagtttgataaataattacctTAAGCTGAAATTTAAATAGTGACGTggattaatattgttaattctCTAATTAGTTTGAAGTCTGTAGGTGTCTAATGTAATTTGTCATTGTTTTCTCCATTGTGTTTTCATTGAAAACCATTATTGACGCAAGTTATCGAAAATGCCTATCCTATTTAGTGTTGTTGCGCGCGGTACTATTGTTTTAGCGAAATATGCGACATGTGCTGGTAATTTTACCGAAGTTACAGAACAAATTTTGTCAAAGATACCACCTCATGATGACAAACTTACCTACTCCCATGGAAATTATCTATTTCATTACATTGCGGAAAATAAAttggtttatttttgcattactGACGACGTaagtttaattgtataaatccaattgaaattgttataaagcctcatttttatatttacatttattcttATTTCGTTTTAGAAATTTCAACGTTCGAGAGCATTCctctttttaaatgaaattaaaaggaGGTTCACATCGTTATTTGGTGATACTGCCCAAACTGCCATACCATATGCCATGAACAGTGAATTTGCAAGAGTCCTTGCTACTGAAATGAAACACTATAGTGAGTCAAAGGATCTGGAAACTATTTCCAGGGTCCACGGAGAATTGGATGAACTTAAAAATATCATGGTGAAAAACATAGGTAAGTAGCTCTCAATCAGATtctcatattgaaaaaaaagtgaTTCATTCATTCTTATTCAGTTTATAATTGTGTAAGGTAgtaaacatgttttttattttcttatagtagatttttcttattgaaagaaattttacagcccaaaatataaattaaaattataattatagcattAATCTAAATTATCGTATATTACAGTAATTAGAATGTACTGATAAGATCAATTATGTTTCTCAAAATATCCtagaaaaaacatatatatatatatatatatatatatatatatatatatatatatatataaaggtcaCTTAAcactcataaaaatatattctctcTGCATTTCAAGTGTCTGACCTATTGAGGAAGAACACagcatttacatttaatattcccTTACTTctagataagaaaaatatagtaAACAAGTCATTATCACTTTCACATTATTCCTCTCAGTGCAAagaatgttttgtataaatattttgaaatataatcatttgaactataacttttaaatgcttttgttctttttttgttatagatatACAATTGTTatgaattttttattgaaaatttatcataattttccaaataaaattgaatttctatatttttttttgttctcatGGATTTTATTATTGGTTGTTAATAGATAAGTGGATGAGTACTTGGAATGATGTACATCACCAAAGCTGTCTAAactcaatatacataaatagcttaaatattaattagcaaagaaaaatattacaatgcaaCATGCATTAAGTcccattatacaaaatatagcaattgattttatattccaTGTAAGGAAtagattaaatgaaaataatagttaTCGATAAAATAGGCAATTATATGTTATCAAATACACAATTATGTTGCAAAAAGTTGAGCCGGCACGTACTGTAAACCTTGAATTCAAGGCCTTGTTATATTATGAACACATATAGAAATGtgaaaagtatttaaatggATTAAACCAattagtgtttttaattaaatcaaaattaaaaactgtattatttGTAGTCATTTTAGTGTTTCCTATCATATAACTATTTttctgttggtagggctttgtgttgGCCCGTCTACTTAACATCTCAGGAATtggcattggcaatataaggaatggttattattacaaacatcgccaatatctatgggcggtggtgaccacatactatcaggtgtcccatttgctcgtccgcataCCTGGaacatcaaaaaataaataataataatatatatgtgtataaaatcGATTTACAACAAAATTGTATGCTTTTGCGAATTgggattttaattattatacatacattttttcatatatgtcAGTTTTTAATGTCAAATCTTCTTAATCTGTTCTTCAAATCCATTATAGCCCTTTTATGAAGTCctgttaaaaactttttacgaatataaaggttttattataacttttttgttaCACTATATCACATAAATTCCCTAGCTAATCCAATCTTGAAACGTAGATAAATAGCAATTtatcaatgttataaataccactttattttttcatacatttttggtACTGACAATACAGTCTagcttactatattttatttgttttcgcaTATGATGGACTTTATGACTTAAACAgcataacttattaaaattaaccaagtaaaattatatgtatacctattttaaaacaccatcttaatattttttataatcattttataatgtatatttttatgttacttaatgtaaatatttcttctttatcttatcatatttatttatttataatctctatctaacatacaatattatttaatactttgttattaaaatgtgtGTGCTATTATAGATAATATGGCAATGCGGGGAGAAAAATTGGAGCTGCTTGTAAATAAGGCAGACAATCTGGCCACAAGTGTAAGTACTCATTTTGttaacattgttattattaatattattgatgatGATCTCTTTTTGACTAGTTACGGCCTCTATTCTTACGGGATATCTAACTGCAGAGGAAATGTTATGTAATAGATGTGAGTGTCTAAATACAGATGCCCCCTCATAATCTGATGAAGTGACTTATTCTGTTTGTGCGGAAACTCCAATATCACCGTTGATACAATCAATGCAGCATACATGGGATTGaaacataaaacttattaaatgttTGAAAGTTTTTCTTAAATCGGAGATTTTAGTGGtcatttcacatttaaatatatgtatttataaacattttactgtataaaatatgttatatactaaaattataacataaccttaggcataaattaatatataaaactagggATAAGAACAATTTGAGAGAAATAATTCTACcgtaatttcaaataactttatatttacattgcGCACGCCATAGTGGCGCCATCTAGCGGCACGATTATTTCCGACTTAATCGATAAATATCCGTATTTTTCTTATTGAACACATCGCGTGGAATCAActagaatttaaatgaaactcgAAATGGTAATGGACATTATAATAGGCTGGCTTGTTCTATATgtagtcaaatatataaatctatatttatcgTCTGAGACTTAAAAACAGGCAAATcaggttatttaaaatatatctcttaaatataatattaaataagcaattcttgtatatgtgtatatattttaatatattgtgtatCTAACGATGACGAAACGGCTCTAATGattttcaaattttgtatttagataaagttTGGCTTTTAgagtttatcaatatttttaattttctttgaaaCTAATTAGTTATTAGAGCCTAGTGAAATTCCTAggtattgtaaatttttatagcCTCATATTTTTTCAGTCAGTTTCATACCGGACTTCGGCAAGGACTCTGCAACGTTCGCTGttttggaaaaatataaaaatgtatgtcatTCTGACTCTAATAGCTGCATTAGCAATTTATCTGATCGGGGCGATGGCATGTGGCGGTCTCGCTTGGAGATCCTGTGTTGGCTAAACTGATATTGTTCCTATATCATATTTCATAGTATAcaacatcatattattatatcagaTAATTAATTCagttaattagtaaataaacgtatccaaatatttatcatataattttgaaaaatattaaaaataaatacataatttaaaaatttgttgtAGACGTAGTGAtcgttagtattattttattaatagcatgaaaataaacaaaaaaatatctttatgtatGAGACAAGTATTTCGTCTCGCTTTCACTAGTTCATTTTCATTCTGTTAGAATAGAATAATCGttactatattatatgataataataaatgtaatcacTTCTATTTACAAATATCTTCTTAGAATAGAAATTCTCAGCCCATCACATTCCAATCGCAAACCCAAATATCTAATTATTAGCATTATTTTTTGTAcgaaatctgttttattttaattagcaacactgataaatataaacttgccttaacataataatattattataatatagtcacTTATGTTTTGATCCTCTCTTGTTCACAATCTAAGCTCAATTTAATTGACTCAATTGAAAAAATCCCGTATATGGAATTAAAAATAGGTAGCAGATATTAGATATTTGATTGTTTTGTCAAACCTGTTAACGGATGGTGTGTAACCGAATTGTATGATTTGTTGGTATTCGATGtcggataaaatataaatgttaaaataacaagaaTCCAAGCATAAATCTTCTaaaaacattgatttaaaaTCTGGAAAAATCTCAATTTAACATcactattatacaaaattatgatttaatatcGTTTTTCTTAATGAAATGTTTCTTATCCACATAcgatatcttaataaaataaattccaaatttTCACAAGTGCAGTGTTTACTTTGTTACATTATACCGAAAATTTATTGTGAACAATAGCGGTCTTACTTATTAACGTTGCTTAGCGCCTTAGCGcctttagttaaacactgacttCGTTCTTACTGTCATTattcatttgacattcgaaagaagaagacagcattgttaaactttacccgctaaacaacgtatATAAGTAAGGTAAGTATAttgtttatcaatttaaaaaggaaatatGCAGATATGTATCGGGTTGttt from Nymphalis io chromosome 4, ilAglIoxx1.1, whole genome shotgun sequence includes:
- the LOC126781865 gene encoding vesicle-associated membrane protein 7: MPILFSVVARGTIVLAKYATCAGNFTEVTEQILSKIPPHDDKLTYSHGNYLFHYIAENKLVYFCITDDKFQRSRAFLFLNEIKRRFTSLFGDTAQTAIPYAMNSEFARVLATEMKHYSESKDLETISRVHGELDELKNIMVKNIDNMAMRGEKLELLVNKADNLATSSVSYRTSARTLQRSLFWKNIKMYVILTLIAALAIYLIGAMACGGLAWRSCVG